One window from the genome of Anopheles coluzzii chromosome X, AcolN3, whole genome shotgun sequence encodes:
- the LOC120952879 gene encoding uncharacterized protein LOC120952879, whose product MSSRRTILIAILARYEEFLQNYQPDRDSIEVETRTAKFDQICKDLESLQQQLEDSATAAEEMTHNAALREDFERRLIRVQSALKAKYREIPRSEVLQQGAVDKVIADLPAHDVSTRGWNIPSEFVLADPQFDKSAPIDLILGARHYASFFTNVKSHELAPNLPTMLNSVFGWVMIGPTSPQNPASPTDCTAASTIVCMASLEESLERFWKLEELSVNDSYSPDERRCETLYKETTQRDESGRYIVRLPKQTDFTEKLGLSKTTALRRFELLERRLERNPQLKEDYHAFMKEYLELGHMSLMTKIVGMNGRTTYPDGEGTEYALARAALKRNFYVDDFIGGANNVREAVQLRMELSALLAKAPSISAHTHPSLPNETIKALGISWKPESDELCFESNTEADEATSTKRSILSSIAKMYDPLGLIAPMIVRTKMLMQELWLLKSGWDEPVPNHICKKWKAIQSDWKTLSEYRTNRYALLPDATVEFHTFTDASEAAYGACVYARCENAAGEVRISLLAPKSRVAPLKRVTLPRFELSATVLGAHLHHRVKEAMQIVCAESFFWSDSTLTLKWIASPPNSWKTFVANRVAEVQHYSHPRQWRHVPGTSNPADLVSRGMSAAHFTQNQLWNNGPDWLVQPSSHWPSSDPEPSDEADLETRQKARSQRPIPHTNASKTITPEYVDAAKTVLCIIAQHDAFSAEIKQLKKGEALMKQSPLRKLTPFLDTEEVIRVGGRLNLSQLPYQSKHPAVLPKNHKFTRLLAEDYHEELKHTSGRLLLSRIRELYWPLDGRRLVKTISRNCFRCVRQDPALARQPVGQLPPSRITPSRPFSVTGVDYAGDLTTAGFLAALRRFTSRRGLPAHIHSDNGKNFEGAERELKELFELFNDEQHRNTVATRCADRRITWHFNPPKAPHFGGLWEAAVKTAKRHLYRHLSNTRLSYEGYCTVLHQIEAAMNSRPLLPLSDDPNELAALTPAHFLIGTSMFAVPEPDYTQLKFCTLDDLQKWQLLVQRFWKHWATEYLQEMPKSYANGGSNNSNILPGS is encoded by the exons ATGTCGTCGAGACGAACGATTTTGATTGCCATTTTGGCCCGTTACGAAGAGTTTCTTCAAAACTACCAGCCCGATAGGGATTCTATCGAGGTGGAAACTCGTACGGCCAAATTTGACCAAATATGCAAGGATTTGGAGAGCCTTCAACAGCAGCTGGAGGACAGTGCAACCGCTGCTGAAGAGATGACACACAATGCCGCCCTTAGGGAGGATTTTGAACGGCGCTTGATTCGCGTTCAATCGGCATTGAAAGCGAAATATAGAGAAATTCCGCGCAGCGAAGTGTTGCAGCAAGGAGCCG TAGACAAGGTGATCGCTGATCTGCCGGCGCATGATGTTTCCACTCGCGGCTGGAACATTCCTTCGGAATTTGTTTTGGCTGACCCGCAGTTCGATAAATCAGCCCCGATTGATCTCATCCTTGGTGCCCGTCATTACGCTTCCTTCTTTACGAACGTAAAATCGCACGAGCTTGCTCCGAACCTTCCAACTATGCTGAACAGCGTGTTTGGGTGGGTCATGATTGGTCCCACCTCTCCTCAGAATCCTGCATCTCCGACCGATTGCACCGCCGCGTCCACAATCGTCTGCATGGCATCCCTGGAGGAGTCTCTCGAACGCTTTTGGAAGCTGGAAGAGTTAAGCGTCAATGATTCGTACTCACCTGATGAGCGGCGATGCGAAACATTGTATAAAGAAACCACTCAGCGCGACGAGTCGGGTCGCTATATTGTACGATTGCCCAAACAGACCGACTTCACGGAAAAGCTTGGCCTGTCTAAAACTACCGCTTTGAGACGCTTCGAGCTGCTGGAGAGGAGGCTAGAACGCAACCCACAGCTCAAGGAAGACTATCATGCCTTCATGAAGGAGTATTTGGAGCTGGGGCACATGTCGCTCATGACCAAAATAGTGGGGATGAACGGGCGTACTACCTACC CAGATGGTGAAGGGACTGAGTATGCGCTTGCACGTGCAGCCCTGAAACGAAACTTTTACGTGGACGACTTCATTGGTGGTGCCAATAACGTTCGCGAAGCTGTTCAGCTGCGTATGGAGTTATCAGCGCTACTTGCCAAAG CACCGAGTATATCGGCACATACTCATCCCTCATTACCCAACGAGACGATCAAAGCACTCGGCATCTCGTGGAAGCCTGAATCGGATGAGCTGTGTTTTGAATCCAACACTGAGGCTGATGAAGCCACGTCCACCAAGCGATCTATTTTGTCGAGCATTGCCAAAATGTACGATCCGCTCGGATTGATAGCACCGATGATCGTGCGTACTAAGATGCTGATGCAGGAGCTATGGCTACTCAAATCCGGCTGGGATGAACCTGTTCCTAATCACATCTGTAAAAAATGGAAGGCGATTCAGAGCGACTGGAAAACGTTATCCGAGTACAGGACTAACCGTTACGCTCTCTTACCAGATGCAACAGTAGAATTTCACACATTTACCGATGCTTCGGAGGCCGCCTACGGAGCATGTGTCTACGCTCGTTGTGAAAACGCGGCGGGAGAAGTCCGCATCAGCCTATTAGCTCCGAAGTCTCGAGTGGCACCACTGAAGCGCGTCACGTTGCCGAGGTTTGAACTAAGCGCAACTGTCCTGGGCGCCCATCTGCATCATCGCGTCAAGGAGGCAATGCAGATCGTGTGCGCCGAATCGTTTTTCTGGTCCGACTCAACATTGACGCTAAAATGGATTGCGTCACCTCCCAACTCCTGGAAGACGTTCGTGGCAAATCGAGTAGCTGAGGTGCAACACTACTCTCATCCAAGGCAATGGAGGCACGTTCCTGGCACATCCAATCCTGCTGACTTGGTTTCCCGAGGCATGTCGGCAGCACACTTCACGCAGAATCAGCTTTGGAATAACGGTCCAGATTGGCTTGTGCAACCTTCGTCCCATTGGCCCAGCTCAGATCCAGAACCAAGCGATGAGGCGGACCTAGAAACACGCCAG AAGGCGCGATCCCAGCGACCGATACCGCACACCAATGCATCTAAGACGATCACGCCCGAGTACGTGGATGCTGCAAAAACTGTGCTTTGCATAATAGCCCAGCATGATGCATTTTCCGCGGAAATCAAGCAGCTAAAAAAGGGAGAAGCATTGATGAAACAATCACCTTTACGAAAACTTACCCCATTCCTGGATACAGAGGAAGTAATACGGGTGGGAGGACGATTGAACTTGTCGCAACTACCGTATCAGTCCAAGCATCCAGCTGTTCTACCGAAGAACCACAAATTCACCCGTCTGCTTGCGGAAGATTACCACGAAGAGCTGAAACATACTAGTGGAAGGCTATTGCTATCTCGCATTAGAGAGCTGTATTGGCCACTGGACGGACGTCGCTTGGTGAAAACCATCTCAAGGAACTGCTTCCGCTGTGTTCGGCAAGATCCCGCACTCGCACGGCAGCCGGTTGGCCAGCTTCCACCATCCCGCATCACACCGAGCCGACCGTTTTCTGTAACCGGAGTGGACTACGCCG GAGACCTCACAACGGCGGGATTCTTAGCAGCGCTACGCCGATTCACATCACGACGCGGATTGCCAGCCCACATCCATTCTGATAATGGGAAAAACTTCGAAGGCGCAGAACGTGAACTGAAGGAGCTTTTTGAGCTGTTCAACGACGaacaacaccgcaacaccgTGGCTACCAGATGCGCTGACCGGAGAATCACTTGGCATTTCAACCCACCAAAGGCTCCACACTTCGGCGGATTATGGGAAGCAGCAGTAAAGACGGCGAAGCGACACCTCTATCGTCACCTGAGCAATACGCGGCTGTCGTACGAAGGCTACTGCACTGTGCTCCACCAAATCGAAGCAGCGATGAATTCCCGTCCGCTGTTGCCTTTGTCCGACGATCCTAACGAGCTAGCTGCACTCACACCGGCACACTTCCTTATTGGCACATCGATGTTCGCCGTGCCTGAACCGGACTACACCCAGCTGAAATTCTGCACGCTAGACGATCTTCAGAAGTGGCAGCTTTTGGTTCAGCGTTTTTGGAAGCATTGGGCCACTGAGTATCTACAAGAAATGCCAAAAAGTTATGCAAATGgtggcagcaacaacagcaacatactTCCCGGCAG cTGA